From the Paraflavitalea soli genome, the window TGTATATGCCAACCTGGCCATCATAACACACTCACATGCGGAGTTTGTTATCGATTTTGTGAATGTAATGCCTGGCACTCCCAAAAGCAAGGTAAAATCACGCATTATCCTTACGCCTCAGCATGCCAAGCGGTTTATGAAAGCCCTTACGGAGAATGTGAACCGCTTTGAATCCCTCAACGGTAAAATACAGGACCTGGAGGAAGTACAACTGCCCCTGAATTTCGGTGGTCCCAGTGCACAAGCTTAAGGAGTGGAGGATTGGTCCTGCACTCACAAAGTGCCTTCATCAGCAAAACTGTAATATCCTTCTTCGCTCACGATGATATGGTCCAGCACTTTGATGTCGAACAAAAGGGCGGACTGCTTGATCTTTTGCGTGAGTAACTGGTCGGCCGCACTGGGTTGCAGGTTACCGGAAGGGTGGTTATGGCATAATATCAGGTTGACGGCATTTTCTTCCAGCGCCTGCTTAATAATGAGCCGGGGATCCGCAATAGTGCCGGTAATCCCTCCTTCACTTACAATATGAAAATGGGTGATCCTGTTGGATTGGCTGAGGTACATGACGGCAAATACCTCGGAAGGACGGTCCCTCAAAAGCGTACGCAGGTATTGGGCTACATCCCGGCTATTGGTAACCACCGATCCGGCAAAAGATTCCAGGGCATGGCGGCGGCGCCCCAGTTCCAATGCTGCCACAATAGACACAGCCTTGGTCATGCCTACACCTTTTACGCTCATTAACTCCTTGACAGTCACCTTAAAAAGGTTATTCAGGTCGTTTTTACTGAACCGCATAATATCCTGGGCCAGGTCTACGGCCGACTTTCCTTTGATCCCATATTGGATCAGGATGGCCAATAATTCCGAATTGCTCAGGGTATTGGGACTTTTGCTAAGTAGTTTTTCCCTGGGCCTGTCGTCTTCTGCCCAGTCTTTGATAGGGTAATTCTTCGCTTGCATGTATTGAAAGATTCTGTTAATTTTCAGCCTTGTAATAATAACCACAGCGGGTAATAAGCATACCTTTCTGTCGTTATTGTTAAAGAAAATCCAATCCTTTTTCGAAACTCGTTAATCCACATCCCCATGAAACGGAAAACTACTTTTTTAGCAATCGGTGGCTATCAGCCTTTTCTATTCTGCATAGGCATGTATTGCGTAGCGCTTTGCTTCTCCATTTTCATTTGCTCAGCCATCTTTCATGTCCTGAATCCCAAGACATCTATTGTGCGTAAAAGCGAAGTAGCTGCCCAAACTGCGGCTCCGGCCAGTGCGGGTAAGCAGGTTTTACTCACAGTTACCAAATAATCACAATTACCAATCATTTGTGACCATGGCCGGTGTTGCGACACTGGTGCAAATGATATCCTGATACCGCTGGCAAGCTTTGTGCGGCTGTATCAGGATATCAGTTTTAATTCAGTTGTAGGGAAAATTTCCTCCACAGTAACTATTAAATCCCTTTCCTTCGCTTTATCTTCGCCGCATATTAACGCGGTATGCAAATGTCTGTCAAGGTCTTCTCGGGTACAGGATCACAATACCTGGCCGAAAAAATAGCCCGAAAATACGGGATTACATTAGGAAAAATTACAATTTCAAGGTTTAGTGATGGGGAAATCCAGCCTGTTTTCCAGGAAAGTATCCGGGGCGACATGGTTTTCCTGATCCAAAGCACTTTTGCTCCTGCTGAGAACCTGTTGGAATTGCTATTAATGATCGATGCTGCCCGCCGCGCCTCTGCCTACAAAGTGGTGGCCGTGATCCCTTATTATGGGTATGCCCGGCAGGACCGGAAAGATAAACCCCGGGTGGCCATTGGTTCAAAAATGATTGCCAATATGTTGGTGGCCGCCGGTGCCGACAGGGTGATTACCATGGACTTACATGCTCCACAGATCCAGGGTTACTTTGATATTCCGGTGGATCACCTGGATAGCTCGGCCATTTTTATACCTTATATACAGCAACTTCAGCTGGAAAACCTTACCTTCGCGGCCCCTGACGTGGGAAGTGCCAACAGGATACGGGAAATTGCTACTTATTTCAACGCAGAAATGGTGATTTGTGATAAGCACCGCAAACGGGCCAATGAGATCGCAAGTATGGTGGTGATCGGGGATGTAACAGACCGGGATGTGGTGTTGATAGATGATATCTGTGATACCGGCGGTACCCTTGCCAAAGCAGCAGGGTTGTTGAAAGATAAAGGAGCCCGTAGTGTGAGAGCTTTGTGTACCCATCCGGTTTTGAGCGGCAATGCTTACTCAAATATCGAGAACAGTGTGCTGGAAGAATTGGTAGTTTGTGATACGATCCCTTTGAAGCAGAAGATCTCAAAGATCAAGTTGCTGAGTGTAGCGGAACTGTTTGCGGTGGCCATCAGAAATGCCTACGAAAACAGGAGTATTACCGGGTTGTTCATCCACAGCCAGTTGAGGAATAAATAAGCCCCAGGCTTGGCATCAAAAAGGAAATTCTTAAATTAAATACAATGAAATCAATTACAATTGAAGGCCAACTGAGGACCGGAACCGGGAAGAAAGCCGCCCGCCAACTCCGCTCTCAGGGTCAGGTACCCAGTGTAATTTACGGCGGTACACAGGAAATCAACTTTTCTGCTCCTGTGTTGGCTTTCAAATCGCTCGTGTACACTGCTGAATTCTTATTAGCGGATATTAAAGTAGGTGGCAAAACCTACCAGTGTATCCTGAAAGATCTGCAATTTGATACTGTTACAGATCAACTGGCGCATATCGACTTCCTGGAGCTGGTACAGGACAAACCTGTTATTGCTACCATTCCTTTGAAGTTTACCGGTTCTTCTGCTGGTGTAAAAGCTGGTGGTAAACTGATTACCAAGATCAAATCTTTGAAGGTTAAGACCCTCCCCAGGTTCCTGAAGGAGAATATCGAAGTTGATCTTACTACATTGGAACTCAATGGCAACGTACGGGTAGAAGACGTGAAGATCGAGCATTATGAAATACTCAACTCCCCCCGTATTCCTATTGCTTCTGTGGTAATGACCCGTCAGCTGAAACAGGAAGAAGCTACTGCTCCTGCTGCTGGCGCCAAGGCCGCTGCCAAACCTGCTGCCGCTGCTGCTGCGAAACCCGCTGCCGCTGCTGCTGCAAAACCGGCTGCAAAGAAATAATAATAGATCTTTCATCTATATTAGTAAAGCCCGGTATCTCTTCCGGGCTTTTTTTATCTTTCCAATATTGTATGAATACTACATTGTGAGTATAGGCCATACTGCTTATTTTAATTACTTTTTCCATGTCAAAATTCCTGGTCGTTGGTTTGGGTAATATAGGCACAGATTACGTGGGTACCCGTCACAATATTGGGTTCGATGTAGTGGATGCCCTCGCCCGGAAACACGGTGCTTTCTTCAGGGTAGACCGCCTGGCCGAAGTGGCAGAAGTGAAATGGAAGGGAAGGCAATTGATAATTGTCAAACCGACCACTTATATGAACCTCAGCGGTAAGGCCGTTAAGTACTGGATGGATAAAGAAAAGGTTCAATTGGATAATACATTGGTCATTTTAGACGATCTGGCACTTAGTTTGGCTAAATTACGTTTGCGTGGTTCGGGTAGCGATGCCGGTCATAATGGTCTGAAAAGTATACAGGAAACCCTTTTGACGGACAAATATCCACGGCTGCGTTTTGGCATCGGGAACAATTTTCCCAAAGGCAGACAAGTGGATTTTGTGTTGGGACGATGGGATGATCCGGAGCTGCCTGTCGTGAAACAAAAGGTTGAGAAATGTGTTGAAATCATTGAAAGCTTTACTACTATTGGTATCGAAAGGACTATGAATGAAGCGAATAAATTGGAGTTTCCACTATGATTTGTTAATTTCAATCTTTATTTTCGCCAATAATATCCCACCGGGTATTAAATTTTAGTATCTGATATTCCTGTGTACCTGTACCCCCTGCCTTTCCAGGCTATGAAACTTGAAAACAATTATCTCAGTTAAACCCTTTGTTGAGTATGAAAATTTTCTGTGTAGGCCGTAATTATGTGGCTCACGCAAAAGAATTGGGTAATGAGGTTCCTGACGAACCCATCATTTTTATGAAACCCAAGAGTGCTTTATTGCAGGCACACACGCCATTTTATTATCCCGAGTTTACGAACGAATTGCATTACGAATGTGAATTGGTATTGCGGATTTCCAAAAATGGAAAATATATCCAGGATCGCTTTGCCAGTAAATATTATGATGCAGTAACCGTAGGTATTGACTTTACAGCAAGGGATATTCAGAATGAATTGAAAGAGAAAGGACTACCCTGGGAAAAGGCCAAGGCCTGGGACAATTCTGCTGTGATCGGAAAATGGATTCCTCTCCAGAATATCAAGAATAAAAAGGATATCAATTTCTGTCTGTATAAAAATAAGGAATTGGTGCAGCAGGGTAATTCTAACCTGATGATCAATAACTTCGATAAGGTAGTTGCATATATTTCCAACTATTTCTCTGTCAATATCGGTGACCTGGTTTTTACAGGTACCCCTGCCGGTGTAGGCGAGTGTGTGGTAGGTGATGAGCTGGAAGGCTTTATTGAAGACGACAGCCTGATGAGTGTTGAAGTTAAATAAGAACGGATTACATGATAAGAATAAAAGCCATTTCGTCCAAAACGGAATGGCTTTTTGACTATTTTCCATACATTGTTTGCTTGCCATGATCCATCCTGATATCTTGTTAAAAGCTTACCGCTTAATGTGTACAGCCGGCGCTATGGCCCAAATCTATGAGGCTAACCGGTCTGTTTGTAAATATGTCCATTCCACCTCCCGGGGTCATGAGGCGATCCAACTGGCCGCCGCTTTCCAGTTATTACCCTGCGACTACGTTAGTCCTTATTACCGCGATGAGAGCCTTTTACTGGGCCTGGGCTTTACCCCTTACCAGTTGATGCTTCAGTTGCTGGCCAAGGCGGATGACCCCTTTACAGGGGGCAGGGAATATTATTCGCACCCGAATTACCGGGGCCCGGATAAGCCCGGCATCATTCACCAAAGCAGCGCTACGGGTATGCAGGTGATCCCCACAACCGGCATTGCGCAGGGTATCCAATACCTGGAAGCTCACCTGGCCGGGCGCTTGCAGAAAGGTCCCAATGGCGATTTGCCGGTGGTGGTCTGCTCATTGGGCGATGCCAGCATGACGGAAGGGGAGGTGAGTGAGGCTTTCCAGGTAGCCATTTTGAAAAAGCTTCCCATTATTTACCTCGTACAGGACAATGGCTGGGGTATCAGTGTGAGTGCAGAAGAGGCCCGGGTAATGGACGCTTACGAGTACGCTGGCGGCTTTCCCGGCATGGAACGCGTACGTATCGATGGTAGTAATTTTGAGGAAAGTTTCGATAATATGCGGCGCGTAGTGCAGTATGTAAGGCAGCATCGTACCCCCTATCTGGTACAGGCCAAAGTGCCGTTGCTGGGACACCATACGAGTGGCGTACGCAAAGAGTTTTACCGTACTGCTGCCGACCTGGAAAAGCACCTGGCGGATGACCCCGTTCCACGCCTTCGGCAACAGCTTATCTGCAAAGGCATCACAGAAGCCCAGTTGCAGTCGATAGAGCAGGAAGCTGCTGCCCTGGTGGCCGGGCATTTCAGTCAGGCCATACAGGCCCCTGAGCCGGATATCGCCACCGTGGGCGATTTTGTTTTTGCCCCTACACCGGTGCAGGAGGAAAAGGGCCAGCGGAATGACTCTTCGCTAAGCAGCAATACCTCCGGAAAAATAGTGATGGTAGATGCCGCCTTGTTTGCCATCCGCGAAATAATGGAAGATCATCCGGAAGCCATCCTGTACGGACAGGATGTGGGGCGCCGCCTGGGAGGCGTATTCCGGGAAGCGGCCACACTGGCTGAGCAGTTTGGCGATCACCGGGTATTTAACACGGCCATCCAGGAAGCCTATATCATTGGTTCCACAGTGGGCATGAGTGCGGTCGGCCTCAAGCCGATCGTGGAGGTACAATTTGCCGACTATATTTACCCGGGTTTTAACCAACTTGTCACAGAAATCTCCAAATCATGTTACCTTAGCTGTGGAAAATACCCGGTACAAACCGTTATCCGGGTGCCCATTGGAGCTTATGGTGGCGGAGGCCCATACCATAGTGGGAGTGTGGAGACAACACTTTTGTCCATCAAAGGTCTTAAAATAGCCTATCCTTCCAATGCTGCAGACATGAAGGGCTTAATGAAAGCCGCCTTCCTGGACCCCAATCCTGTAATTATGCTGGAGCATAAGGGGCTTTACTGGAGTAAAGTGCCCGGTACTGAAGATGCCAAAACCCTTGAACCCTCCCGTGACTATATCCTGCCCCTGGGAAAGGGGAATATTGTGCTGAAAGCGAGTGAAGACGCCATCAACAGGGGCGAATCCTGTTGTATCATCACTTACGGAATGGGCGTATACTGGGCGAAGGCAGCTGCGCTGCATTTTCCCGGCCAGGTAGAAGTGGTAGACCTGCGCACCTTATATCCGCTGGATGAAGAGCTTGTTTTCAGCACCGTGTCGAAACACGGCAAATGCCTGGTGTTAACAGAAGAACAACAACAAAACTCCTTTGCTGAAGCGTTGGCCGGACGCATATCCCGCCACTGTTTCCGATACCTGGATGCGCCCGTAGAAATAACCGGTACTATCAATATTCCGGCCATACCTATGAATATACACCTCGAACAAGCTGCTATGCCTGATCCTGAAAAAGTAAAAACTGCCATAAGCAGGCTGCTCTTGTTTTAGCCACCCTTATTCTACCCATTTG encodes:
- the radC gene encoding RadC family protein translates to MQAKNYPIKDWAEDDRPREKLLSKSPNTLSNSELLAILIQYGIKGKSAVDLAQDIMRFSKNDLNNLFKVTVKELMSVKGVGMTKAVSIVAALELGRRRHALESFAGSVVTNSRDVAQYLRTLLRDRPSEVFAVMYLSQSNRITHFHIVSEGGITGTIADPRLIIKQALEENAVNLILCHNHPSGNLQPSAADQLLTQKIKQSALLFDIKVLDHIIVSEEGYYSFADEGTL
- a CDS encoding alpha-ketoacid dehydrogenase subunit alpha/beta; protein product: MAQIYEANRSVCKYVHSTSRGHEAIQLAAAFQLLPCDYVSPYYRDESLLLGLGFTPYQLMLQLLAKADDPFTGGREYYSHPNYRGPDKPGIIHQSSATGMQVIPTTGIAQGIQYLEAHLAGRLQKGPNGDLPVVVCSLGDASMTEGEVSEAFQVAILKKLPIIYLVQDNGWGISVSAEEARVMDAYEYAGGFPGMERVRIDGSNFEESFDNMRRVVQYVRQHRTPYLVQAKVPLLGHHTSGVRKEFYRTAADLEKHLADDPVPRLRQQLICKGITEAQLQSIEQEAAALVAGHFSQAIQAPEPDIATVGDFVFAPTPVQEEKGQRNDSSLSSNTSGKIVMVDAALFAIREIMEDHPEAILYGQDVGRRLGGVFREAATLAEQFGDHRVFNTAIQEAYIIGSTVGMSAVGLKPIVEVQFADYIYPGFNQLVTEISKSCYLSCGKYPVQTVIRVPIGAYGGGGPYHSGSVETTLLSIKGLKIAYPSNAADMKGLMKAAFLDPNPVIMLEHKGLYWSKVPGTEDAKTLEPSRDYILPLGKGNIVLKASEDAINRGESCCIITYGMGVYWAKAAALHFPGQVEVVDLRTLYPLDEELVFSTVSKHGKCLVLTEEQQQNSFAEALAGRISRHCFRYLDAPVEITGTINIPAIPMNIHLEQAAMPDPEKVKTAISRLLLF
- a CDS encoding DUF3467 domain-containing protein, translating into MDNANQQQNQLNIEISEEIAEGVYANLAIITHSHAEFVIDFVNVMPGTPKSKVKSRIILTPQHAKRFMKALTENVNRFESLNGKIQDLEEVQLPLNFGGPSAQA
- the pth gene encoding aminoacyl-tRNA hydrolase, producing MSKFLVVGLGNIGTDYVGTRHNIGFDVVDALARKHGAFFRVDRLAEVAEVKWKGRQLIIVKPTTYMNLSGKAVKYWMDKEKVQLDNTLVILDDLALSLAKLRLRGSGSDAGHNGLKSIQETLLTDKYPRLRFGIGNNFPKGRQVDFVLGRWDDPELPVVKQKVEKCVEIIESFTTIGIERTMNEANKLEFPL
- a CDS encoding fumarylacetoacetate hydrolase family protein, with the protein product MKIFCVGRNYVAHAKELGNEVPDEPIIFMKPKSALLQAHTPFYYPEFTNELHYECELVLRISKNGKYIQDRFASKYYDAVTVGIDFTARDIQNELKEKGLPWEKAKAWDNSAVIGKWIPLQNIKNKKDINFCLYKNKELVQQGNSNLMINNFDKVVAYISNYFSVNIGDLVFTGTPAGVGECVVGDELEGFIEDDSLMSVEVK
- a CDS encoding ribose-phosphate pyrophosphokinase; translation: MSVKVFSGTGSQYLAEKIARKYGITLGKITISRFSDGEIQPVFQESIRGDMVFLIQSTFAPAENLLELLLMIDAARRASAYKVVAVIPYYGYARQDRKDKPRVAIGSKMIANMLVAAGADRVITMDLHAPQIQGYFDIPVDHLDSSAIFIPYIQQLQLENLTFAAPDVGSANRIREIATYFNAEMVICDKHRKRANEIASMVVIGDVTDRDVVLIDDICDTGGTLAKAAGLLKDKGARSVRALCTHPVLSGNAYSNIENSVLEELVVCDTIPLKQKISKIKLLSVAELFAVAIRNAYENRSITGLFIHSQLRNK
- a CDS encoding 50S ribosomal protein L25, translated to MKSITIEGQLRTGTGKKAARQLRSQGQVPSVIYGGTQEINFSAPVLAFKSLVYTAEFLLADIKVGGKTYQCILKDLQFDTVTDQLAHIDFLELVQDKPVIATIPLKFTGSSAGVKAGGKLITKIKSLKVKTLPRFLKENIEVDLTTLELNGNVRVEDVKIEHYEILNSPRIPIASVVMTRQLKQEEATAPAAGAKAAAKPAAAAAAKPAAAAAAKPAAKK